AACACGGCCTGCTCGGCCTTGCGCGCGTGGTGGCGAAGGAAGGTGGCCCGCGCGGCGTGCGCGCCAACGTCGTGTGCCCCGGTTTCGTGCGCACGCCGCTCGTCGACAAGCAGATTCCCGAGCAGGCCAAAGCGCTCGGCATTTCGGAAGCGGACGTTGTCAAGAACGTCATGCTCAAGGACACCGTGGACGGCGAGTTCACGTCGCTCGACGACGTGGCCAATACGGTCGCGTTCCTCGCGGGCTTCGGGTCGGCGGCGCTGACGGGCCAGTCGGTCCTCGTCACGCACGGCTGGTCGATGCACTAAGCGACAAACGAACAAAGGGAGAACGTATGCTCAGCAGCAAACTAACCGCACGCACGGAGCGCAAGCCGTTTGAGCTGCCGCGCTACGACGAAATCGCCCTTGTTTTGCAGGGCGGCGGCGCGCTCGGGTCGTATCAGGCCGGCGTGTTCGAAGGGCTCGCGCAGGCTGGCGTCGAGCCGCATCGCATCGCGGGCGTGTCGATCGGTGCGCTCAATACGGCGATCATTGCGGGCAATGAGCCTGCGCGGCGCGTGGAAGCGTTGCGCGGCTTCTGGGAGTCGATTTGCCATCCCCTCGACTGGCTCGGCAACCTCGGCACCCTCGCCATGCCGATATTCAGCCATCAGGAACTGGCGCGCCGCTGGGCCAGCATGTGGGCCGCGGGCCGTGCGCTCACGGAAGGGCAGCCTGGCTTTTTCTCGCCGCGCCGCCCACTGCCCATTGCAGGCTGGCACAAGGCGACGCCGAATACGGTGAGCTACTACGACACCGCCGCATTGAAGTCGACGCTGCAGCGTTTCGCCGATTTCGACCGTATCAACGACGGCCCGATCCGTGTGTCGGTGGGCGCCGTGAATGTGCGCAGCGGCAATCTCGTGTATTTCGACAACGCGAAAATGCGGCTCGAACCCGAGCACTTCATGGCATCCGGCGCGCTGCCGCCGGGCTTTCCAGCCGTGGAAATCGACGGCGAGTATTACTGGGACGGTGGCCTCGTGTCGAACACGCCGCTCACGGAGGTGTTGCGTGACGCGGACCATAAAGACACGCTCGTATTCCAGGTCGATCTCTGGAGCGCAAGCGGCAACGTGCCCGCCGATTTCATGGACGTGGCCGAGCGGGCCAAGGACATTCAATACTCCAGCCGCACGCGCGCCATCACCAACATGCTTGCCGATCGGCAAAAGCATGCGCGCTTTATCAAGGAACTCCTCGAGCACGTCCCCGCCGAGGCGCGCCGCAACGATCCCCTCTTCCGGCTCGCCGAGAATGTGGCCGACGGTTCGTCGATCAACGTGGTCCATCTGATCTACAAGAACAAGCCCTACGAAGGGCATTACAAGGACTACGAATTCAGTGCCGACACCATGAAAGAGCACTGGTCGAGCGGCGTCGAAGACATTCGCGCGTCGTTTTCGCATCCGGACTGGTTCGCGATCCCGAGCCGCGAGCAAGGCTTCGTCACGCACGACATCCATCGGCGCGCGGGCGAGGTGCCCGAGTCGGATCGCGCCGAACTGAGCGCCGGGGCCTCGGGACAGGTGGATCTGACTCGCAAGGTCGCGTAAGCGGCAGGCGCGCAAAGTCACAGCGAGAGCGGTCGACCGTCGCGCGTGATATCATTCGCGCGCGAACTAAATTGCTCAACTTTGTCTGCCGCGAAATGAAGCACCGCCTCGTCTATCTATTGAATGTCGGACAGCGTCGCCTGCAACGGTGGTCGCAAGCACGCGCGGCCAGTGGCGGCGTGACAGCCGCGCAAGCGGGGCTGCTGTTCTTTCTGGGCGAGAGCAACGGCGCGCTGATGAGCGAGGCCGCTGCTGCGCTGGATCTGGGCGCACCGGGAATGAGCGGGCTCGCCGAGCGCACGGAAAAAGCCGGCCTGATCGAACGGCGTGCCGACGAGAACGATGGCCGGGCATCGCGCCTGTGGCTGACCGAGGCCGGGCGCGCGGCACGCCAGCGGTCGAAGCTTCGCATGAAGGACTTGAACGCGAAGCTGACCGAAGGATTTACCGAAGCGGAAATCGACGTTGTGGCGCGGTGGCTAACCAGCCTGCAGACCAGGTTTGCGCTTGCCGAAGACGGCGACGCGTAGCCTGGGCCGCAGCCCGCCGCATTGCATTGCTTAGTGATGCGACACTTTTGAGAAGTCCGGCTTGCGTTTTTCGGCAAAGGCCGCGAATGCCTCCCGTGCCTCGGCGCTCGTCAGCCGCTCCTGGAACTTGGCGCTCTCGCTATCCATCTGCACAACCAGCGCTTCGGCATCGCGCATGAGCTTTTTCATGGCGCTCAGCGAGCCGGCCGGCTTCGCGGCAATTCTTTCTGCCATCCTGCGCGCGTCATCCCGTAGCTGGCCATTTGCACAGACCTTGTTCGCGATGCCCAACGCAACGGCGGATGGCGCGTCGAGCGGCTCGCCCAGCGCAAACATTTCGAAGGCCCTGACATGGCCGATGCGCAGCGGCAGCAGCCAACTCGATGCCGCCTCGGGGACGAGGGCGAGATTGACGAAGGGGGTGATGAGTTCGGCGTCTGATGCGAGCAGGACATAGTCGCAGTGCAGCAGAATCGTGGTGCCGATACCGACTGCCTTGCCCTGGACAGCCGCGATGATGGGCACGCTCGACTTCGCCAACGCGTGCAAAAAGCGATGGACGTGTCGTTCACCCGGCCCCTTTCCCGATGCGATAGCGGCGAACTCGCCCACATCGTTGCCCGCGGTAAACATGTCTCCGTCCCCTTGTAGCAGCAATACGCGAATCGTGCTGTCGTGCTCGGCACGCTCGATAATGTCCGCCAGCGTGCCGTACATCGCGTTCGTCAACGCATTCTTCTTGTCCGGTCGTGCAAGCGTAATGGTCAGTAT
This genomic window from Paraburkholderia acidiphila contains:
- a CDS encoding MarR family winged helix-turn-helix transcriptional regulator gives rise to the protein MKHRLVYLLNVGQRRLQRWSQARAASGGVTAAQAGLLFFLGESNGALMSEAAAALDLGAPGMSGLAERTEKAGLIERRADENDGRASRLWLTEAGRAARQRSKLRMKDLNAKLTEGFTEAEIDVVARWLTSLQTRFALAEDGDA
- a CDS encoding enoyl-CoA hydratase-related protein; protein product: MTAEIHVDQANGILTITLARPDKKNALTNAMYGTLADIIERAEHDSTIRVLLLQGDGDMFTAGNDVGEFAAIASGKGPGERHVHRFLHALAKSSVPIIAAVQGKAVGIGTTILLHCDYVLLASDAELITPFVNLALVPEAASSWLLPLRIGHVRAFEMFALGEPLDAPSAVALGIANKVCANGQLRDDARRMAERIAAKPAGSLSAMKKLMRDAEALVVQMDSESAKFQERLTSAEAREAFAAFAEKRKPDFSKVSHH
- a CDS encoding DUF3734 domain-containing protein codes for the protein MLSSKLTARTERKPFELPRYDEIALVLQGGGALGSYQAGVFEGLAQAGVEPHRIAGVSIGALNTAIIAGNEPARRVEALRGFWESICHPLDWLGNLGTLAMPIFSHQELARRWASMWAAGRALTEGQPGFFSPRRPLPIAGWHKATPNTVSYYDTAALKSTLQRFADFDRINDGPIRVSVGAVNVRSGNLVYFDNAKMRLEPEHFMASGALPPGFPAVEIDGEYYWDGGLVSNTPLTEVLRDADHKDTLVFQVDLWSASGNVPADFMDVAERAKDIQYSSRTRAITNMLADRQKHARFIKELLEHVPAEARRNDPLFRLAENVADGSSINVVHLIYKNKPYEGHYKDYEFSADTMKEHWSSGVEDIRASFSHPDWFAIPSREQGFVTHDIHRRAGEVPESDRAELSAGASGQVDLTRKVA